One genomic region from Nitrospirota bacterium encodes:
- a CDS encoding ATP-binding protein, whose product MNNRHKKPSGIPWHLIIFFLVLSTGIGAIGYYYYRGQLENAMKEKMKELSAIADLKVEQIEHWREERMIDASYIYNNPVIADQIMHLQKNPSSSVHRRDILGWMKPVQENRHYEQMYLFDREMNVLIALPEQHGEFCPEMKMHLEQAMHTKRVLMTDLFRNRALHIYMDIVIPLIAPAGEDTPIAGFVVLRINPNDFLYPLILSWPVPSTTAESLLIRHEGGEVIFLNELRHRKNTAFIMRFPVTKKDLPAAMASRGIKGEVEGIDYRGVPVLAAIRNIHDSPWHLIAKVDKSEVLSLHHLQFRLIASLSGILIIALGLIAGMLWRHQQAQFYRRHEERFRQLFENMSSGVAVYETTDNGENFLFVDMNHAAERITHVSRTDIVGENVTDAFPGIREMGLLEVFQRVWRSGTPETYPATRYTDEKLSFWVHNYVYKLPSGELVAIFDDITERKQAEEALHYQEALLKETGRIAKVGGWEFDTASLRGTWTDEVAHIHDFDPDDETNVEIGLSYYQGESRTRIETAVKEAIEMGKPYDLELEMTTPKGNHKWVRTIGHPIVEDGKVVKVRGSFQDITEQKHAEKELRIYRDHLETLVQERTAELEQANVRLRELDRLKSMFIASMSHELRTPLNSIIGFTGIILQGMVGPLNEEQQKQLTMVKNSARHLLDLINDIIDLSKIEAGKVQLFVEEFDLSILMQEVFSSFRNSAEKKGLGFSLHMPDSVVVVSDRKRIQQVMLNLVGNAIKFTDKGSVKIVARYGEQGTDRKGREPSDDGFIEITVEDTGIGIRQEDMNKLFTAFGMVRVEGMPVQEGTGLGLYLSKKLAALLGGTITAASEFGKGSRFSFTLPVRRGYA is encoded by the coding sequence ATGAACAACAGGCACAAAAAACCGTCCGGCATTCCCTGGCACCTCATTATCTTTTTTCTGGTGCTTTCTACAGGCATTGGTGCAATAGGGTACTACTATTACAGGGGTCAGCTGGAAAACGCAATGAAAGAAAAAATGAAAGAACTCAGTGCCATCGCCGACCTGAAAGTCGAACAGATAGAACACTGGCGCGAAGAACGGATGATTGATGCAAGCTACATTTACAATAATCCCGTGATTGCCGACCAGATCATGCATTTGCAGAAAAACCCTTCATCTTCAGTACACAGGAGAGATATTCTTGGATGGATGAAGCCTGTGCAAGAGAACCGGCATTATGAACAAATGTACCTTTTCGACAGAGAGATGAATGTCCTGATTGCTCTCCCGGAACAGCACGGCGAGTTCTGTCCGGAAATGAAGATGCATCTTGAACAGGCAATGCATACAAAACGTGTCCTCATGACTGATCTTTTCCGGAACAGGGCATTACATATTTACATGGATATTGTGATTCCTCTTATTGCACCTGCCGGGGAGGATACCCCGATAGCCGGTTTTGTCGTACTCAGGATAAACCCGAATGATTTCCTGTATCCCCTGATCCTGTCGTGGCCTGTACCGAGCACAACCGCCGAGAGCTTACTGATCCGGCATGAAGGCGGTGAGGTCATCTTTCTGAACGAACTGCGCCACAGGAAAAATACTGCCTTTATCATGCGTTTCCCTGTCACAAAAAAGGACCTTCCTGCGGCAATGGCGTCGAGAGGGATCAAAGGAGAGGTTGAAGGCATCGACTATCGGGGGGTACCGGTCCTCGCAGCAATAAGAAATATCCATGATTCACCGTGGCATCTTATTGCAAAAGTGGACAAAAGCGAGGTCCTTTCACTTCATCATTTACAATTCAGGCTCATCGCCTCCCTCTCAGGCATTCTGATCATTGCTTTGGGATTAATCGCAGGTATGCTCTGGCGGCATCAGCAGGCACAATTCTACCGCAGACATGAGGAAAGATTCAGGCAGTTGTTTGAAAACATGAGCAGCGGAGTAGCGGTATATGAGACAACGGATAACGGAGAAAATTTTCTCTTTGTTGACATGAACCATGCAGCAGAACGTATAACCCATGTAAGCCGGACCGATATTGTTGGGGAAAATGTCACTGATGCATTTCCGGGTATCAGAGAAATGGGCCTGCTCGAGGTCTTCCAGAGGGTCTGGAGATCCGGCACTCCGGAAACATATCCGGCAACACGATACACGGATGAAAAATTATCATTCTGGGTGCACAATTATGTCTATAAACTGCCATCCGGTGAGCTTGTTGCCATATTCGATGACATTACCGAACGCAAACAGGCTGAGGAGGCGTTGCATTACCAAGAGGCTCTTTTAAAGGAAACCGGAAGGATTGCAAAGGTCGGGGGCTGGGAATTTGACACGGCAAGTCTCAGAGGAACATGGACTGATGAAGTGGCACATATCCACGATTTTGATCCGGATGACGAGACGAATGTGGAAATAGGCCTGAGTTATTATCAGGGTGAATCCCGCACCAGGATTGAGACGGCAGTCAAAGAAGCGATTGAGATGGGAAAGCCCTATGACCTTGAACTGGAAATGACCACACCGAAAGGAAATCACAAATGGGTCAGAACGATCGGCCATCCGATTGTCGAAGATGGCAAGGTTGTGAAAGTGCGCGGTTCCTTTCAGGACATCACCGAACAGAAGCATGCAGAGAAGGAATTGCGCATCTACAGGGACCACCTCGAAACTCTGGTCCAGGAACGGACTGCCGAACTCGAACAGGCGAATGTGCGGCTGAGGGAACTCGACCGTCTGAAGTCCATGTTCATCGCCAGCATGAGCCATGAACTGAGGACGCCGCTGAATTCCATCATCGGGTTCACCGGCATTATCCTCCAGGGCATGGTCGGTCCTCTGAACGAAGAACAGCAGAAACAGCTTACGATGGTGAAAAACAGCGCACGTCACCTGCTTGATCTCATCAACGACATCATCGATCTGAGCAAGATCGAGGCGGGAAAAGTGCAGTTGTTTGTCGAGGAATTCGACCTCAGCATCCTCATGCAGGAAGTTTTCAGTTCATTCAGGAACTCAGCAGAGAAAAAAGGTCTCGGGTTCTCCCTTCACATGCCTGATTCCGTTGTGGTCGTGAGCGACAGAAAAAGGATACAACAGGTCATGCTCAACCTCGTCGGGAATGCCATTAAGTTTACGGATAAAGGCTCGGTAAAAATCGTCGCGCGATACGGGGAGCAGGGGACAGACAGGAAAGGCCGGGAACCCTCGGACGACGGGTTTATAGAAATCACTGTCGAGGATACCGGCATCGGCATCCGGCAGGAAGATATGAACAAGCTGTTTACCGCTTTTGGAATGGTACGTGTCGAAGGGATGCCGGTTCAGGAGGGGACAGGGCTCGGCCTGTATCTCTCAAAAAAGCTTGCGGCGCTTCTTGGCGGTACCATAACCGCCGCAAGCGAATTCGGCAAAGGGAGCCGTTTTTCTTTTACACTCCCAGTACGGAGGGGTTATGCCTAA
- a CDS encoding PAS domain S-box protein — translation MASQPNTKTPRNLIAVFLFLSIGIGLLGYLFYTDQQKKVRDLREKELATVADLKVGEISRWRKERLADATVLFKTPFFASHIRQLIREPADAETQRALLGWMTSIKDIYDYRSVVLFDGTGTLLLSTDRDEEISGPHTQQLVHDALQSWKVLLTDFHRSEKTGDISIGLVVPVIDAENSRAITIGMFLFLIDPGQFLYPLIQTWPSPSKTAETLLVRREGEEVVFLNELRHQKNTALLLRLPLAQKTLPAAMAVLGKEGIVSGVDYRGVPVLAALKAVPDSPWFIVSKIDQKEIYAFYSLRFRLIPILIFSLIAGAGLVIVAMWRHQQSEFYRRQYETEAERLLFAQRYEYLTKHANDIILLTDKAGKILDANKRASAFYGYSYDELLRLNLRDLRTSAARPHLNGQMKSVEALNGLIYETEHQRKDGSAFPVEDSSRVMEVGGNKYYQHIIRDISERKENERRLFHANRLYAVLSQINQVIVRTHDREHLLQEVCRVAVEYGGFRMAWVGLTDPLSKKVTPVSGSGIEDGYLEMMRTSYENLPENVGPAGRAIREGRHYVCNYIINDPDMAPWREEATQRHYRSFAAFPLKTGGTVTGVFSLYSSEAHFFSEQEVRLLEEVTMDISYGLDNLAQEKRRQISEEKLQESEARLQSIFRAAPVGIGLVSSPDRILLQVNDSVCEMLGYLPEELIGKSAEMLYPTKEDFEYVGREKYRQIQEKGIGTVETRWKRKDGSILDVILSSSPIDPSRLSLGVTFAALDITERKRAEEDIKRYHEHLEELVKERTAELEKSKDILLREIDVRKQAEVQIQMQNTVLSAINRILFETVQYETEEEVAKAFLAIAENLTGSRFGFVAKITTKSRADTLAISNPGWDACAMPHSVAVESLRNMEILSYWGRVLREEKSQIVNNPDSDPDSRGIPEGHPTITSFMGVPLRYKGKTIGLIGLANKETGYDRNDQQAIETVSAAFVEVLNRKRAERIIHILNRELEQQVQNLFAANKELEAFSYSVSHDLRAPLRHISGFIDLLNVRTSSLLDDTGRHYLNIISDSAKRMGNLIDDLLAFSRIGRAELQKTKIDVMYLLKEVIRAFQPDLKERDVHWDIAPLPEVSADRSMLRLVLENLLSNALKFTRTREQARIEIGCNIKNNEYEFFIKDNGVGFDMRYADKLFGVFQRLHHQEDFEGTGIGLANVRRIVHRHGGRTRAEGKVDGGATFFFSLPGEKTIADSGQDTTDNIP, via the coding sequence TTGGCATCTCAGCCTAACACAAAGACTCCCCGTAATCTGATCGCCGTCTTTCTTTTCCTGTCCATTGGCATCGGTCTCCTCGGATACCTTTTCTACACAGACCAGCAGAAAAAGGTCAGAGATCTCCGGGAAAAGGAACTCGCGACTGTCGCAGATTTGAAGGTCGGCGAGATTTCAAGGTGGCGCAAGGAACGCCTCGCAGATGCCACCGTTCTTTTCAAGACACCTTTTTTTGCCTCTCACATCCGGCAGTTAATCCGTGAGCCGGCAGACGCAGAAACTCAACGTGCGCTGCTCGGATGGATGACATCAATAAAAGATATTTACGATTACAGGAGCGTCGTTCTTTTTGACGGTACGGGAACACTTTTGCTATCGACTGATCGCGACGAAGAAATATCCGGGCCTCACACGCAACAGCTGGTGCATGACGCATTGCAGTCGTGGAAGGTTCTGCTCACAGATTTCCACCGCAGTGAAAAGACCGGGGATATCAGCATCGGGCTGGTGGTCCCGGTCATTGATGCAGAAAATTCCCGTGCCATTACAATCGGCATGTTTCTTTTCCTGATTGATCCCGGCCAGTTCCTTTATCCACTCATCCAGACCTGGCCTTCGCCGAGCAAGACAGCGGAGACACTGCTGGTGAGGCGGGAAGGGGAAGAGGTTGTTTTCCTGAACGAACTTCGTCATCAGAAAAATACCGCGCTTCTGCTCCGCTTACCGCTCGCACAGAAGACCCTTCCGGCAGCGATGGCAGTCCTTGGCAAGGAAGGCATCGTTTCAGGGGTTGATTATCGTGGTGTCCCTGTGCTTGCAGCCCTCAAAGCCGTCCCTGACTCGCCATGGTTCATTGTCTCCAAAATCGATCAGAAGGAGATATATGCATTTTACAGTCTCCGTTTCAGGCTCATCCCGATACTCATATTCTCACTGATCGCAGGAGCAGGACTGGTAATAGTCGCCATGTGGCGACACCAGCAGTCTGAATTCTACCGCAGGCAGTACGAGACTGAAGCAGAACGCCTCCTGTTTGCACAGCGCTACGAATATCTCACAAAGCATGCCAATGATATCATCCTGCTGACTGACAAAGCCGGAAAGATCCTGGATGCAAATAAACGCGCTTCTGCCTTTTACGGATATTCATATGATGAACTGCTGCGCCTGAATCTCAGGGATTTGCGGACCTCTGCAGCCCGCCCCCACCTGAACGGGCAGATGAAATCGGTTGAAGCGCTCAACGGCCTGATATACGAAACCGAACATCAGCGGAAAGACGGATCGGCATTCCCTGTGGAAGATAGCTCACGCGTTATGGAGGTCGGAGGGAATAAGTACTATCAGCATATCATACGGGACATCTCGGAACGCAAGGAGAACGAAAGGAGATTGTTCCATGCAAACAGGCTGTACGCGGTACTGAGCCAGATCAACCAGGTTATCGTACGAACGCATGACCGGGAACACCTTTTGCAGGAGGTATGCAGGGTAGCGGTTGAATATGGCGGGTTCAGGATGGCATGGGTCGGCCTTACAGATCCTCTCTCGAAAAAAGTAACACCGGTGTCTGGCAGCGGAATTGAGGACGGGTATCTGGAAATGATGCGTACTTCCTACGAAAACCTGCCTGAAAATGTCGGCCCGGCGGGCAGGGCGATCCGTGAGGGAAGACATTATGTATGCAACTATATCATAAACGACCCTGACATGGCCCCATGGCGCGAAGAGGCAACGCAGCGCCACTACCGTTCTTTTGCGGCATTCCCGCTCAAAACCGGCGGCACAGTAACAGGAGTCTTCAGTCTCTATTCATCAGAAGCGCATTTCTTCAGCGAACAGGAAGTCAGGCTCCTTGAAGAGGTAACCATGGATATCTCATACGGACTCGATAATCTGGCACAGGAAAAAAGACGCCAGATATCAGAGGAAAAGCTTCAGGAGAGCGAGGCAAGGCTCCAGAGCATCTTCCGGGCCGCGCCGGTTGGGATAGGCCTCGTCTCGTCTCCGGACAGGATACTGCTTCAGGTGAATGACAGTGTATGCGAAATGCTCGGCTATCTGCCCGAAGAGCTTATTGGAAAAAGCGCTGAGATGCTTTATCCGACAAAGGAAGACTTTGAGTATGTCGGCAGGGAAAAATACCGTCAGATACAGGAAAAGGGGATCGGCACCGTAGAAACCCGGTGGAAACGGAAAGACGGGAGCATCCTCGATGTTATCCTCAGCTCATCTCCGATCGATCCTTCCAGGCTGTCACTCGGCGTTACCTTTGCGGCGCTGGACATCACCGAAAGAAAACGTGCAGAGGAAGACATAAAGAGATATCACGAGCATCTCGAGGAACTCGTAAAAGAACGGACAGCCGAACTGGAAAAATCCAAGGACATTCTTCTTCGTGAAATCGATGTGAGGAAACAGGCTGAAGTGCAGATTCAAATGCAAAATACCGTATTATCGGCAATCAACAGGATACTTTTTGAAACCGTTCAGTACGAGACAGAAGAAGAAGTCGCGAAAGCATTCCTTGCCATAGCCGAGAATCTTACCGGAAGCAGGTTCGGTTTTGTCGCAAAGATTACTACCAAAAGCCGGGCAGACACGCTTGCGATAAGCAATCCCGGATGGGATGCATGTGCCATGCCGCATTCAGTCGCGGTTGAATCTCTCAGAAATATGGAAATACTGAGCTATTGGGGAAGGGTGCTGAGAGAAGAGAAATCCCAGATAGTCAATAATCCGGATTCTGACCCTGACAGCCGGGGGATTCCCGAAGGACATCCCACGATCACCTCATTCATGGGAGTTCCTCTGAGATACAAGGGGAAAACGATCGGACTGATCGGACTCGCAAACAAGGAAACAGGGTATGACCGTAATGATCAGCAGGCGATCGAGACTGTATCAGCCGCTTTTGTTGAGGTACTGAACCGGAAGCGCGCAGAAAGGATAATTCACATACTTAACAGGGAACTCGAACAGCAGGTGCAGAACCTGTTTGCCGCCAATAAAGAACTCGAGGCATTCAGTTACTCAGTGTCCCATGACCTTCGTGCCCCGCTTCGCCACATAAGCGGGTTTATCGATCTGCTGAATGTCAGGACATCTTCTCTTCTGGACGACACAGGACGTCATTACCTTAACATCATTTCAGATTCCGCCAAACGGATGGGGAATCTTATTGATGACCTGCTTGCGTTCTCACGCATAGGCCGCGCTGAACTGCAAAAGACAAAGATTGATGTCATGTATCTGCTGAAAGAAGTAATCCGGGCTTTCCAGCCTGACCTGAAGGAGAGGGATGTCCATTGGGACATCGCACCATTGCCTGAAGTGTCAGCAGACCGCTCAATGCTCCGGCTCGTATTGGAAAACCTCCTTTCGAATGCGCTGAAATTTACGCGAACAAGGGAACAGGCGCGGATTGAGATCGGTTGTAATATAAAGAACAATGAATACGAATTTTTCATTAAGGACAACGGCGTCGGATTCGATATGAGATATGCGGACAAACTCTTCGGCGTGTTCCAGCGCTTGCACCACCAGGAGGATTTCGAGGGTACCGGCATCGGGCTTGCCAATGTCAGGCGCATTGTCCACCGCCACGGCGGCAGGACCCGGGCAGAAGGAAAGGTTGACGGAGGGGCAACGTTCTTTTTTTCACTGCCAGGGGAAAAAACAATAGCGGACTCCGGACAAGATACCACAGACAATATCCCATAG
- the hemB gene encoding porphobilinogen synthase gives MFPIHRPRRLRKNPAIRRMVRETSLSPDNFIYPLFVTFGKGVKKEISSMPGCFQESVDRVVRHAREVHSLGIPSVLLFGIPEYKDETGSGAYDEHGVVQRAVRAIKDKIPDLYVITDVCMCEYTSHGHCGIIESGDVRNDPTLELLAKEAVSHARAGADMVAPSDMMDGRVEAIRIALDEEGMPEIPIMSYAAKYASAFYGPFREAAESAPQFGDRRSYQMDPANRREALKEVALDIEEGADIVMVKPALSYLDVISDVRNTFDIPVAAYNVSGEYSLVKAAGRLGWIDEQRVMMEILTSIRRAGADLILTYFAKEAAKILNA, from the coding sequence ATGTTTCCAATCCACAGGCCGAGACGGTTACGTAAGAATCCCGCGATCAGGAGAATGGTGCGTGAGACGTCACTTTCTCCTGATAATTTCATCTATCCCCTTTTTGTCACTTTCGGCAAAGGCGTGAAAAAAGAGATTTCATCGATGCCGGGCTGCTTCCAGGAATCGGTTGACAGGGTTGTAAGGCATGCCAGAGAAGTCCATTCGCTCGGTATCCCTTCTGTGCTTCTTTTTGGCATTCCGGAATATAAGGACGAAACCGGATCAGGCGCATATGACGAGCATGGGGTTGTGCAGAGGGCAGTAAGGGCAATAAAGGACAAAATCCCCGACCTTTACGTCATTACCGATGTCTGCATGTGCGAATATACCAGCCACGGCCACTGCGGAATCATAGAATCCGGGGATGTCCGGAATGACCCGACCCTCGAACTTCTGGCAAAGGAGGCGGTGTCACACGCGCGGGCAGGGGCTGATATGGTTGCCCCGTCGGATATGATGGACGGAAGGGTTGAGGCAATTCGCATTGCACTGGATGAAGAAGGAATGCCCGAAATCCCGATAATGTCGTATGCGGCAAAATACGCGTCGGCGTTTTACGGGCCTTTCAGGGAAGCTGCAGAGTCAGCCCCTCAGTTCGGCGACAGGCGTTCCTACCAAATGGACCCCGCAAACAGAAGGGAAGCGCTGAAAGAGGTTGCACTCGATATCGAAGAAGGTGCGGATATTGTAATGGTAAAGCCTGCCCTGTCGTATCTTGATGTCATTTCCGACGTGAGAAATACCTTTGACATCCCGGTTGCAGCCTACAATGTCAGCGGCGAGTATTCACTTGTGAAAGCTGCCGGCAGGCTTGGCTGGATTGACGAACAGCGTGTCATGATGGAGATACTTACTTCGATCAGGAGGGCAGGTGCAGACCTGATTCTTACCTATTTCGCGAAAGAAGCAGCAAAAATTCTGAACGCGTAA
- a CDS encoding HD domain-containing phosphohydrolase has translation MKTSLHILYLEDEPNDVELVQSTLVAGGIDCRIVRAETREEFLQSLTRCEFDLILGDYRLPAFDGIEALEIAKEKCPDTPFIFVTGTMGEETAIETLKSGATDYVMKQRLLRLVPVVKRALKESAEHREKKQAEEKIRQAATEWRETFDSMPYGVMLIDADLNITRANQSISALFGVPLDQVLGKKCHEIIHNGKSPIEECPLPKLSATRKTAEVDFRETRMEKHFQGYSTIIYDDAGAVKGYILSLLDITEAKEKEKKLLDSRNAFFNMLKETDFAYKELQTIYTGLIHAFVNAIDAKSPWTKGHSERVTHYSVTIAKSMGIKDKDIEELRIAALLHDIGKIGTYDTILDKPDRLTDEEFALVKMHPAKGADILKPVKQLSHLVPVIRHHHERIDGRGYPHGLKGDEIPLGSRIVHIADSFDSMTADRPYRPAPGREYAISELRRCAGTQFDAEIAGLFVTILEGPAI, from the coding sequence ATGAAAACATCTTTACATATCCTGTATCTTGAAGATGAGCCGAATGATGTGGAACTGGTGCAGTCAACCCTTGTCGCAGGGGGAATTGACTGCCGCATCGTGCGGGCAGAAACACGCGAAGAGTTCCTCCAAAGTCTTACCCGGTGCGAATTCGACCTGATCCTTGGCGACTACCGGCTTCCCGCCTTTGACGGCATCGAAGCACTCGAGATCGCAAAGGAAAAGTGTCCGGATACCCCGTTTATTTTTGTGACCGGCACAATGGGTGAAGAAACTGCGATCGAGACACTGAAGAGCGGCGCGACTGACTATGTAATGAAACAGCGGCTGCTGCGGCTCGTCCCGGTCGTGAAACGGGCATTGAAGGAATCTGCGGAACACAGGGAGAAAAAACAGGCAGAGGAAAAAATCAGGCAGGCAGCGACAGAATGGAGAGAGACCTTCGATTCAATGCCTTACGGGGTAATGCTCATCGACGCTGACCTGAATATTACACGGGCAAATCAGTCTATTTCTGCGCTTTTCGGGGTACCGCTCGATCAAGTGCTGGGGAAAAAATGTCACGAGATCATCCATAACGGGAAGAGCCCGATAGAAGAATGCCCGCTGCCCAAACTCAGTGCCACAAGGAAAACCGCAGAAGTGGATTTCCGCGAGACCCGGATGGAAAAGCATTTTCAGGGATACAGTACGATTATATATGATGACGCAGGTGCGGTTAAAGGATACATATTGTCGCTGCTTGACATCACAGAAGCCAAAGAAAAGGAAAAAAAACTCCTGGATAGCCGTAACGCATTTTTCAATATGCTTAAGGAAACCGATTTCGCATACAAGGAACTGCAGACAATATACACCGGTCTTATCCATGCCTTTGTCAATGCCATTGACGCAAAAAGCCCATGGACTAAGGGTCATTCAGAACGGGTGACGCATTATTCGGTAACCATAGCAAAAAGTATGGGAATTAAAGACAAGGATATCGAGGAACTGAGGATTGCCGCACTACTCCATGATATCGGCAAGATAGGCACCTACGACACTATTCTCGACAAGCCCGACCGTCTTACCGACGAGGAATTCGCCCTCGTGAAGATGCATCCTGCAAAAGGGGCTGATATCCTGAAACCAGTCAAACAGTTGAGCCATCTTGTGCCCGTCATCAGGCATCATCATGAACGAATAGACGGGAGAGGATACCCTCATGGACTGAAAGGTGACGAAATTCCTCTTGGCTCGCGGATAGTCCATATTGCCGATTCATTCGACTCAATGACCGCAGACCGTCCCTACAGGCCGGCGCCAGGAAGGGAATATGCGATATCCGAACTCAGACGCTGTGCCGGCACCCAATTCGATGCTGAGATTGCCGGGCTGTTCGTCACGATCCTGGAAGGGCCGGCAATATAA
- the tmcD gene encoding electron transfer complex subunit TmcD, with protein sequence MSEDWDTKQKCIADISGWRERFPVVHELAVSGDGEKIAAVVEIGQKQVAPCLNGDLWHDTYERAWSLRFTPDARLACAVLRDFAWTVAVDEVPWEQRYDYVWNMTFSPEGRDIAVNIKEENEFGVSLNGRAWSHRFPEARDLAISPDGRKTASRVKVKRIAEQDIFGFAEKIISVAVNGEKWNDNFLSVSGMTFSNDSTGVAAGIRTDRMEFSVSVDGKPWHERFLQVWEPVFHPHCKDVIAPVKTEWGWTLARNGEIIWNRRFTQLWGQRWSPDGERIAAVVATKFGDWTIAVDGLPWKRTFSDAVLFPVFSPDGSRVAAIVKEKNRYTIAVDGKPWEKDFDMIWDPLFSPDGRKAAARAEKNGRFFLVINGKTGSESYEMLWDPVFSGDGEKILLRYIEGGRYYRRISLVGEYQC encoded by the coding sequence GTGTCAGAAGACTGGGATACTAAACAGAAATGTATTGCGGACATTTCCGGATGGCGGGAGAGGTTCCCTGTCGTACATGAACTGGCGGTCAGCGGCGACGGGGAAAAGATAGCCGCTGTCGTCGAAATCGGACAAAAGCAGGTTGCTCCCTGTCTGAACGGGGATCTCTGGCATGATACCTATGAAAGGGCGTGGTCGCTCAGATTTACCCCTGATGCCCGCCTCGCATGTGCAGTCCTGCGTGATTTTGCATGGACCGTTGCGGTGGATGAAGTACCGTGGGAACAGCGGTATGATTACGTGTGGAATATGACCTTCAGCCCTGAAGGGAGGGACATCGCGGTGAATATCAAAGAGGAAAACGAATTCGGGGTGTCTCTGAACGGAAGAGCCTGGTCGCACAGATTTCCTGAAGCGCGTGATCTCGCCATCAGTCCTGACGGAAGAAAAACCGCATCACGTGTAAAAGTGAAGAGAATTGCGGAACAGGACATCTTCGGTTTTGCAGAGAAGATCATATCAGTTGCGGTGAACGGAGAGAAATGGAATGACAATTTCCTGAGCGTCTCCGGTATGACCTTCAGCAATGACAGTACAGGGGTAGCAGCAGGAATCAGGACGGACCGGATGGAATTTTCTGTGTCGGTCGATGGGAAGCCATGGCACGAGCGTTTTCTCCAGGTGTGGGAACCGGTGTTCCATCCCCATTGCAAAGATGTTATCGCTCCGGTAAAGACGGAATGGGGGTGGACTCTTGCGAGAAACGGGGAGATCATCTGGAACCGGAGGTTCACCCAGCTCTGGGGGCAGAGATGGAGCCCCGATGGCGAGAGGATCGCTGCGGTAGTAGCAACGAAATTCGGCGACTGGACGATTGCGGTTGACGGCCTGCCATGGAAACGGACGTTCAGTGACGCGGTGCTGTTCCCTGTGTTCAGTCCGGATGGAAGCAGGGTTGCGGCAATCGTGAAGGAGAAGAACCGATATACCATCGCGGTAGACGGGAAACCATGGGAGAAGGATTTCGACATGATATGGGACCCTCTTTTCAGCCCGGACGGAAGGAAAGCTGCTGCAAGGGCCGAAAAGAACGGGAGGTTCTTCCTGGTGATAAACGGAAAGACCGGCAGCGAATCATATGAGATGCTCTGGGATCCGGTGTTCAGCGGAGACGGGGAGAAGATCTTGTTGAGATATATTGAAGGCGGCAGGTATTACCGGAGAATATCTCTGGTCGGAGAATATCAATGTTAG
- a CDS encoding CGGC domain-containing protein, with product MAKKRIAVIACRNVKGVSCVGGCLKCFKGVSEKAGEYERWKDYDIEIIGMDDCGGCPGVIMPKVALMMDMGKLYDRDFDAIHLGTCMMKATKTAKCPIDFEDLKNKIEANFKKEVIMGTHPY from the coding sequence ATGGCAAAGAAAAGAATCGCAGTCATTGCATGCAGGAATGTAAAAGGAGTCAGTTGTGTCGGGGGCTGCCTGAAATGTTTTAAAGGCGTGTCCGAGAAGGCCGGAGAGTACGAACGCTGGAAGGATTACGATATCGAGATTATCGGGATGGATGACTGCGGCGGCTGCCCCGGGGTGATTATGCCGAAGGTAGCCCTCATGATGGATATGGGAAAACTCTACGACAGGGACTTTGACGCGATTCATTTGGGGACCTGCATGATGAAGGCAACAAAAACCGCGAAATGCCCGATCGATTTCGAGGATCTCAAGAATAAAATAGAGGCAAATTTCAAAAAAGAGGTGATCATGGGGACGCATCCCTATTAA
- a CDS encoding iron-sulfur cluster assembly accessory protein yields the protein MTITDKAAEKAKAVLANEGKADWGIKIFVAGQSCCGPSYGLDLQEKKMPHDEVVEKNGLRIYMDKQTLDTLEGRELDYYVGEEGEGFIFTGGVSSCNPGASGCGTDNSGCSSCG from the coding sequence ATGACAATTACAGATAAGGCTGCGGAAAAGGCCAAGGCGGTGCTGGCCAATGAAGGCAAAGCTGACTGGGGCATAAAGATATTTGTTGCTGGACAAAGCTGCTGTGGTCCGTCCTATGGACTTGATCTGCAGGAAAAGAAAATGCCGCATGATGAGGTTGTGGAGAAGAACGGCCTCAGGATCTATATGGATAAACAGACACTGGATACCCTCGAGGGAAGAGAGCTCGATTACTATGTCGGCGAGGAGGGAGAAGGATTTATCTTTACCGGAGGAGTTTCCTCATGCAATCCCGGCGCGTCAGGATGCGGCACCGACAATTCAGGGTGCAGCTCCTGCGGATAG